A region of Streptomyces halobius DNA encodes the following proteins:
- a CDS encoding GNAT family N-acetyltransferase yields the protein MTDVSVRISPTARVRIAHTADLDAAARKAARALLYDVFDDMTEDDWEHALGGLHALFHEDGELVGHASVVQRRLLHGGRALRCGYVEGVGVRADRRGRGLGAALMDALERVVRGGYDLGALGAADTAAAFYAARGWQLWRGRSWALTPTGIRRTPDEDGFLYVLPGAVPLDLDGDLTCDWRDGDVW from the coding sequence ATGACCGATGTCAGCGTCCGCATCTCCCCCACCGCCCGTGTCCGTATCGCCCACACCGCCGATCTGGACGCCGCCGCGCGCAAGGCCGCCCGTGCCCTGCTGTACGACGTCTTCGACGACATGACCGAGGACGACTGGGAGCACGCGCTGGGCGGTCTGCACGCGCTGTTCCACGAGGACGGGGAGCTGGTCGGGCACGCGTCCGTGGTGCAGCGGCGGCTGCTGCACGGCGGACGGGCACTGCGCTGCGGCTATGTGGAGGGCGTGGGCGTCCGCGCGGACCGGCGCGGCCGCGGCCTGGGCGCGGCGCTGATGGACGCCCTGGAGCGGGTGGTCCGCGGCGGCTACGACCTCGGCGCGCTGGGAGCCGCGGACACGGCCGCAGCCTTCTACGCGGCGCGCGGCTGGCAGCTGTGGCGCGGCCGGTCCTGGGCGCTCACCCCGACCGGCATCCGGCGCACCCCGGACGAGGACGGTTTCCTCTACGTCCTTCCGGGGGCCGTCCCGCTCGACCTCGACGGGGATCTCACCTGCGACTGGCGCGACGGTGACGTGTGGTGA
- a CDS encoding DUF3710 domain-containing protein: protein MFGRRKKNEAPEESAEVAELAEEAASDETVADEEERVSLPPAPRPDGPWDASEVKEPGEGRVDLGGLFVPGVEGMELRVEVAGDAIVAATVVLQDSAVQLQGFAAPRNEGIWGEVREEIASGITQQGGVIDEVEGPLGWELRAQVPVQLPDGTNGVQVVRFVGVDGPRWFLRGVISGQGAVQPQAAGVLEHIFRDTVIVRGDAPMAPRDPIVLKLPDDAQMVPDGVQQEPAETSRFGGGVERLERGPEITEIR from the coding sequence GTGTTCGGACGTCGCAAGAAGAACGAGGCTCCTGAAGAGTCGGCCGAGGTGGCGGAGCTCGCCGAGGAAGCGGCTTCGGACGAGACCGTCGCGGACGAGGAGGAGCGGGTGAGCCTCCCGCCGGCGCCGCGGCCCGACGGCCCCTGGGACGCCTCGGAGGTCAAGGAGCCGGGCGAGGGCCGGGTGGACCTGGGCGGTCTGTTCGTGCCCGGTGTCGAGGGCATGGAGCTGCGGGTGGAGGTCGCCGGTGACGCGATCGTCGCGGCGACCGTGGTGCTGCAGGACAGCGCCGTGCAGCTGCAGGGGTTCGCCGCCCCCCGTAACGAGGGGATCTGGGGCGAGGTCCGAGAGGAGATCGCCTCCGGCATCACCCAGCAGGGCGGGGTCATCGACGAGGTCGAGGGCCCGCTGGGCTGGGAGCTGCGCGCCCAAGTGCCGGTGCAGCTGCCGGACGGGACGAACGGTGTGCAGGTCGTGCGCTTCGTCGGCGTCGACGGTCCGCGGTGGTTCCTGCGCGGCGTGATCTCCGGCCAGGGCGCGGTGCAGCCGCAGGCCGCCGGGGTGCTGGAGCACATCTTCCGGGACACCGTCATCGTCCGCGGTGACGCCCCCATGGCGCCGCGCGACCCGATCGTCCTGAAGCTGCCGGACGACGCCCAGATGGTGCCGGACGGCGTGCAGCAGGAGCCGGCCGAGACCTCGCGTTTCGGCGGTGGTGTGGAGCGCCTGGAGCGCGGACCGGAGATCACCGAGATCCGCTGA
- the dut gene encoding dUTP diphosphatase, translated as MSQVRNPVDVLLRRLDPEVPVPAYGHPGDAGVDLVTTEAAELAPGERAVLPTGVSIALPDGYAAFVHPRSGLAARCGLALVNAPGTVDAGYRGEIKVIVVNLDPRESVRFERFDRIAQLVVQQVEKVRFHEVAELPGSARAEGGFGSTGGHAAVGGSTGGNEYASVGADREGQ; from the coding sequence GTGAGTCAGGTACGGAATCCGGTGGATGTGCTGCTGCGGCGGCTGGACCCGGAGGTGCCCGTCCCCGCGTACGGGCATCCGGGCGACGCGGGAGTGGATCTGGTGACCACCGAGGCCGCCGAGCTCGCCCCGGGGGAGCGCGCCGTGCTCCCCACCGGAGTGTCGATCGCGCTGCCGGACGGCTATGCCGCCTTTGTGCATCCGCGGTCGGGTCTGGCGGCCCGCTGCGGACTGGCGTTGGTGAATGCCCCTGGGACGGTGGATGCCGGGTACCGTGGGGAAATCAAGGTGATCGTGGTCAATCTGGATCCGCGCGAGAGCGTGCGGTTCGAGAGGTTCGACCGGATCGCCCAATTGGTCGTCCAGCAGGTCGAGAAGGTGCGCTTCCACGAGGTGGCGGAGCTTCCCGGCTCGGCGCGGGCCGAGGGGGGATTCGGTTCCACCGGCGGTCATGCGGCGGTGGGCGGCTCCACGGGCGGGAATGAATACGCATCGGTCGGTGCCGACCGGGAAGGACAGTGA
- the kdpF gene encoding K(+)-transporting ATPase subunit F: MTVENIVGLIVAVCLLGYLVLALVFPERF; encoded by the coding sequence GTGACCGTGGAAAACATCGTCGGCCTCATAGTGGCCGTCTGCCTGCTCGGCTACCTGGTCCTCGCCCTCGTCTTCCCGGAGAGGTTCTGA
- the kdpB gene encoding potassium-transporting ATPase subunit KdpB, translating into MASSSTATPTRAPHQDVPSGHKPGDGRVGGGLFDPKQLVTSFPDAIRKLDPRVMAKSPVMFVVEVGSVLTTIFAITSPSDWFGWAIAAWLWLTVIFANLAEAVAEGRGKAQADTLRKARTDTVARRLTGGVDGTEEEVPGTALRVGDLVVCEAGDIIPGDGDVVEGVASVDESAITGESAPVIRESGGDRSAVTGGTKVLSDRIVVKITTKPGETFIDRMINLVEGAARQKTPNEIALNILLASLTIVFLLAVVTLQSFAVYAGAEQPMIVLLALLVCLIPTTIGALLSAIGIAGMDRLVQRNVLAVSGRAVEAAGDVSTLLLDKTGTITLGNRQAAEFVPVRGTTEAEVADAAQLSSLADETPEGRSVVILAKEKYGLRERHQGELVDAEWVPFTAQTRMSGVDVTEDGHHRKIRKGATGSVIAWVKERGGEVAADARELTDTISQAGGTPLLVALEDERGPRVLGVIHLKDVVKDGMRERFVELRQMGIKTVMITGDNPLTAKAIADEAGVDDFLAEATPEDKMALIKREQAGGKLVAMTGDGTNDAPALAQADVGVAMNTGTSAAKEAGNMVDLDSNPTKLIEIVEIGKQLLITRGALTTFSIANDVAKYFAIIPAMFAVAYPGLDTLNIMRLSSPNSAILSAVIFNALIIVALVPLALKGVRYRPVSADRMLRRNLGIYGLGGLIAPFIGIKIIDLLISLFPGIR; encoded by the coding sequence ATGGCCTCCAGCTCGACCGCTACCCCGACCCGCGCCCCGCATCAGGACGTCCCCAGCGGGCACAAGCCCGGCGACGGCCGCGTGGGCGGCGGTCTTTTCGACCCCAAGCAGCTGGTCACGTCCTTCCCGGACGCGATACGCAAGCTCGACCCGCGGGTGATGGCCAAGTCCCCCGTGATGTTCGTGGTCGAGGTCGGCTCCGTGCTGACCACGATCTTCGCGATCACCTCGCCGTCGGACTGGTTCGGCTGGGCCATCGCCGCCTGGCTGTGGCTGACCGTCATCTTCGCGAACCTCGCGGAGGCGGTCGCCGAGGGCCGCGGCAAGGCGCAGGCCGACACGCTGCGCAAGGCCAGGACCGACACCGTGGCGCGCCGGCTGACCGGCGGTGTCGACGGCACCGAGGAGGAGGTCCCCGGTACCGCACTGCGCGTCGGTGACCTGGTCGTGTGCGAGGCGGGCGACATCATTCCCGGTGACGGCGATGTGGTCGAAGGGGTGGCGTCGGTCGACGAGTCCGCGATCACGGGTGAGTCGGCCCCGGTCATCCGGGAGTCCGGCGGTGACCGGTCCGCGGTGACCGGTGGCACGAAGGTGCTCTCCGACCGGATCGTCGTCAAGATCACGACGAAGCCGGGCGAGACCTTCATCGACCGGATGATCAACCTGGTCGAGGGCGCGGCACGGCAGAAGACGCCCAATGAGATCGCGCTGAACATCCTGCTCGCGTCGCTCACCATCGTCTTCCTGCTCGCGGTCGTCACCCTGCAGTCGTTCGCGGTCTACGCCGGCGCGGAACAGCCCATGATCGTGCTGCTCGCGCTGCTGGTGTGTCTGATCCCGACGACGATCGGCGCCCTGCTGTCGGCCATCGGCATCGCCGGTATGGACCGGTTGGTGCAGCGCAATGTGCTGGCGGTGTCCGGCCGGGCCGTCGAGGCGGCAGGCGATGTATCGACATTGCTGCTCGACAAGACCGGCACCATCACCCTCGGCAACCGCCAGGCCGCCGAGTTCGTGCCCGTGCGCGGGACCACGGAGGCGGAGGTCGCGGACGCCGCCCAGCTCTCCTCGCTGGCCGACGAGACGCCCGAGGGCCGCTCGGTCGTCATCCTCGCCAAGGAGAAGTACGGGCTGCGCGAGCGCCACCAGGGTGAGCTGGTGGACGCCGAGTGGGTGCCGTTCACCGCCCAGACCCGGATGTCCGGCGTGGACGTCACCGAGGACGGGCACCACCGCAAGATCCGCAAGGGCGCGACCGGTTCGGTCATCGCCTGGGTCAAGGAGCGCGGCGGCGAGGTCGCCGCCGACGCCCGGGAGCTGACCGACACCATCTCGCAGGCCGGCGGCACGCCGCTGCTGGTCGCCCTGGAGGACGAGCGCGGTCCGCGCGTCCTGGGCGTCATCCACCTCAAGGACGTCGTCAAGGACGGCATGCGCGAGCGGTTCGTCGAGCTGCGCCAGATGGGCATCAAGACCGTCATGATCACGGGTGACAACCCGCTGACGGCCAAGGCCATCGCCGACGAGGCGGGTGTGGACGACTTCCTCGCGGAGGCCACGCCCGAGGACAAGATGGCGCTGATCAAGCGGGAGCAGGCGGGCGGCAAGCTGGTCGCGATGACCGGTGACGGCACCAACGACGCGCCCGCGCTGGCCCAGGCGGACGTCGGCGTGGCGATGAACACCGGGACGTCGGCCGCCAAGGAGGCCGGCAACATGGTCGACCTCGACTCCAACCCGACCAAGCTCATCGAGATCGTCGAGATCGGCAAGCAGCTGCTGATCACCCGTGGTGCGCTGACCACCTTCTCGATCGCCAACGACGTCGCGAAGTACTTCGCGATCATCCCGGCGATGTTCGCGGTGGCCTACCCGGGCCTGGACACCCTCAACATCATGCGGCTGTCCAGCCCCAACTCCGCGATCCTGTCGGCGGTCATCTTCAACGCGCTGATCATCGTCGCGCTGGTGCCACTCGCCCTGAAGGGCGTGCGGTACCGGCCGGTGAGCGCCGACCGGATGCTGCGCCGCAACCTCGGCATCTACGGACTGGGCGGGCTGATCGCACCCTTCATCGGCATCAAGATCATCGACCTGCTCATCTCCCTCTTCCCCGGAATCCGGTGA
- the kdpC gene encoding potassium-transporting ATPase subunit KdpC, with protein MNNSVRNSARLTAAGLRALLVLTVVCGVIYPLVVTGVAQAVFPDQANGSEVTSHGKVVGSSLIGQRYDKGTDKHGDPIPDLRYFQPRPSDGLGSNRDNGVNTQYDLQVSGATNLSASNTDLTEAVQRRKKWVSETYGVPQPEVPADAVTSSASGLDPHISPEYAELQATRVAKENHLDVRQVAALVKEHTDGRILGFMGEPRVNVLELNIALKDLARGRAKG; from the coding sequence GTGAACAACTCCGTACGCAACAGCGCCCGGTTGACGGCGGCGGGGCTGCGCGCCCTGCTCGTCCTGACCGTGGTCTGCGGGGTGATCTACCCCCTGGTGGTCACCGGCGTGGCGCAGGCCGTGTTCCCGGACCAGGCCAACGGGTCCGAGGTGACGTCCCACGGCAAGGTGGTCGGCTCCTCGCTGATCGGCCAGCGCTACGACAAGGGCACGGACAAGCACGGCGATCCGATACCGGACCTGCGGTACTTCCAGCCGCGCCCGTCGGACGGACTGGGCAGCAACAGGGACAACGGCGTCAACACCCAGTACGATCTGCAGGTGTCCGGGGCCACCAACCTGAGTGCGAGCAACACCGACCTGACCGAGGCGGTGCAGCGGCGCAAGAAGTGGGTCTCCGAGACGTACGGCGTCCCGCAGCCGGAGGTTCCCGCGGACGCGGTGACCTCGTCCGCCTCCGGCCTGGACCCGCACATCTCCCCGGAGTACGCGGAGCTGCAGGCAACCCGGGTCGCCAAGGAGAACCACCTCGATGTGCGGCAGGTGGCGGCTCTGGTCAAGGAGCACACCGACGGCCGCATCCTGGGCTTCATGGGCGAACCGCGGGTGAACGTCCTGGAGTTGAACATCGCGCTGAAGGACCTGGCGCGGGGCAGGGCCAAGGGCTGA
- the kdpA gene encoding potassium-transporting ATPase subunit KdpA, giving the protein MSPVLAGVLQLTALIAALALAYRPLGDYMAAVYSSSKHLRVEKVIYRCIGANPDAEMRWPAYLRGVLAFSVAGVLFLFLLQRVQGILPLSFGFASISPDQAFNTAASFVANTNWQSYSGEQAMGHVVQTAGLAVQNFVSAATGIAVAVAIALVRGFAHGIHGRQAGGPTGNLGNFWADLVRGTVRILLPVSVIGALVLVACGAIQNFSGIHEVGRLVNEHGMGGTQQTGGGAYASQEVIKELGTNGGGVANANSSHPFENPNAFTNLFEIFLILVIPFSLTRTFGKLVGTVRQGYAILATMGVIWLGFVCLMMWTEFAHGGTALQAAGAAMEGKETRFGVGASAIFSVSTTLTSTGAVDSFHSSFTAFGGGIDLLGMMLGEIAPGGVGSGLYGMLVMAIIAVFIAGLMVGRTPEYLGKKIGTREIKLAACYILITPTLVLGFSAASMVLPDALGSMLNTKALGAGPHGFSEVLYAFTSGANNNGSAFAGLNADTPWYNTTIGLAILLGRFLPMVFVLALAGSLADQKPIPETAGTLRTEKPLFTGLLVGTILIVTGLTYFPALALGPLAEGLS; this is encoded by the coding sequence ATGAGCCCCGTTCTCGCAGGCGTGCTCCAGCTGACAGCGCTGATCGCAGCACTGGCCCTGGCATACCGTCCCCTCGGCGACTACATGGCCGCCGTCTACAGTTCCTCAAAGCACCTCCGCGTCGAGAAGGTCATCTACCGCTGCATCGGCGCCAATCCGGACGCGGAGATGCGGTGGCCCGCATATCTCCGCGGCGTCCTCGCCTTCTCCGTGGCGGGTGTGCTCTTCCTGTTCCTGCTGCAGCGGGTCCAGGGCATCCTGCCGCTGTCCTTCGGCTTCGCGTCGATCAGCCCGGACCAGGCGTTCAACACCGCGGCGTCGTTCGTCGCCAACACCAACTGGCAGTCCTACAGCGGCGAACAGGCCATGGGCCATGTCGTGCAGACGGCCGGCCTGGCGGTGCAGAACTTCGTGTCGGCCGCGACCGGCATCGCCGTCGCCGTCGCCATCGCCCTCGTCCGCGGCTTCGCCCACGGTATCCATGGCCGGCAGGCCGGCGGGCCCACCGGCAACCTCGGCAACTTCTGGGCGGACCTGGTGCGCGGCACCGTACGGATCCTGCTCCCCGTCTCGGTCATCGGCGCGCTCGTCCTCGTCGCCTGCGGCGCCATCCAGAACTTCTCCGGCATCCACGAGGTCGGCCGGCTGGTAAATGAGCACGGCATGGGCGGCACCCAGCAGACCGGCGGCGGTGCGTACGCCTCGCAGGAGGTCATCAAGGAGCTAGGCACCAACGGCGGCGGCGTCGCCAACGCCAACTCGTCCCACCCGTTCGAGAACCCCAACGCCTTCACCAACCTCTTCGAGATCTTCCTGATCCTGGTCATCCCGTTCTCGCTGACCCGCACCTTCGGCAAGCTGGTCGGCACTGTGCGGCAGGGCTACGCGATCCTGGCCACGATGGGCGTCATCTGGCTCGGCTTCGTCTGCCTGATGATGTGGACCGAGTTCGCCCACGGCGGCACGGCGCTGCAGGCGGCGGGCGCGGCGATGGAGGGCAAGGAGACCCGCTTCGGCGTCGGCGCCTCCGCGATCTTCTCGGTCTCCACCACGCTGACCTCGACCGGAGCGGTGGACTCCTTCCACTCCTCGTTCACGGCCTTCGGCGGCGGCATCGATCTGCTGGGCATGATGCTCGGTGAGATCGCGCCGGGCGGCGTCGGCTCCGGTCTCTACGGCATGCTCGTGATGGCGATCATCGCGGTGTTCATCGCCGGCCTGATGGTGGGCCGTACGCCCGAGTACCTCGGGAAGAAGATCGGCACCCGCGAGATCAAGCTCGCCGCGTGCTACATCCTCATCACCCCGACGCTGGTGCTCGGTTTCAGCGCCGCCTCGATGGTGCTGCCGGACGCCCTGGGCTCGATGCTCAACACCAAGGCGCTGGGCGCCGGTCCGCACGGCTTCTCCGAGGTGCTGTACGCCTTCACCTCCGGCGCCAACAACAATGGCTCCGCGTTCGCCGGGCTGAACGCCGACACCCCCTGGTACAACACCACGATCGGTCTGGCGATCCTGCTCGGCCGCTTCCTGCCGATGGTGTTCGTGCTCGCGCTGGCCGGCTCGCTCGCCGACCAGAAGCCGATCCCGGAGACCGCGGGCACCCTGCGTACCGAGAAGCCGCTCTTCACCGGGCTACTCGTCGGCACGATCCTGATCGTCACCGGTCTGACCTACTTCCCGGCGCTGGCCCTCGGGCCGCTGGCGGAGGGCCTGTCATGA